The Sulfurimonas sp. genome includes a region encoding these proteins:
- the hemW gene encoding radical SAM family heme chaperone HemW: MLYIHIPFCDSKCSYCAFNSYVDKYYLKKEYMDALLVQLEYEFKRFNTKKNSIKTLFIGGGTPSTISPKLYTPLFEKIKPYLAKDAEITSEANPNSATYEWLEGMMFLGVNRLSFGVQSFSDEKLKLLNRAHNSKQAKEAIIMAKEIGFEHISLDLIYATDGDSKELLQNDIDEAFKLPIDHLSAYALTIEEGTAFETKPQMSKEDLELTSWLFNEIKKYGFDQYEISNFGTYKSKHNLGYWEYKDYIGLGCGAVGKKDNKRFYPSSDIESYIKNPLDIQTETLSEDDIKIEKIFLGLRSIVGVNKNILDEHELSRAKILVDEKKLILKNDIFYNHDYLLSDEIALFLTS; encoded by the coding sequence ATGCTCTATATACATATCCCGTTTTGCGATTCAAAATGCTCTTACTGCGCCTTTAATTCCTATGTTGACAAGTACTATTTAAAAAAGGAATATATGGATGCACTTTTGGTACAACTTGAATATGAATTTAAAAGATTTAATACCAAAAAGAACTCTATAAAAACACTTTTTATAGGTGGCGGTACACCTTCAACTATAAGTCCTAAACTTTATACACCACTATTTGAAAAAATAAAACCATATCTTGCTAAAGATGCTGAAATAACAAGTGAAGCCAATCCAAATTCAGCAACATATGAGTGGCTTGAGGGAATGATGTTTCTTGGTGTTAATAGACTTAGTTTTGGAGTTCAGAGTTTTAGTGATGAAAAACTAAAACTTCTAAACCGTGCACATAATTCAAAGCAAGCCAAAGAAGCTATCATAATGGCAAAAGAGATAGGCTTTGAGCATATCTCACTTGATCTAATCTATGCAACCGATGGTGATTCAAAAGAGCTTTTACAAAACGATATAGATGAAGCTTTTAAGCTACCAATTGATCATCTTAGTGCTTATGCACTGACTATTGAAGAAGGTACTGCTTTTGAGACTAAACCGCAAATGTCAAAAGAGGATCTTGAACTGACATCTTGGCTGTTTAATGAGATTAAAAAATACGGCTTTGATCAATACGAGATCAGTAATTTCGGAACTTATAAAAGCAAACATAATTTGGGTTATTGGGAATACAAAGATTATATAGGTCTTGGTTGTGGAGCTGTGGGAAAAAAAGACAACAAAAGATTTTATCCTTCAAGCGATATAGAATCATACATAAAAAATCCGCTAGATATCCAAACAGAAACTTTGAGTGAAGATGATATAAAAATAGAGAAAATATTTTTAGGTTTAAGATCGATTGTGGGTGTAAATAAAAATATTTTAGATGAACATGAACTCTCACGTGCAAAAATACTAGTAGATGAAAAAAAACTTATACTTAAAAATGACATATTTTATAACCATGACTATCTTTTGAGTGATGAGATCGCGCTTTTTCTAACTTCATAG
- the tatB gene encoding Sec-independent protein translocase protein TatB: protein MFGMGFTEILIIAVIAILFLGPDKLPSAMVEVAKFFRNAKRTIGSVKDSLEEEMNVKDLKEEALSYKKELMDASHQLEKATDTSQIGAKFADLGNDILDDEPKEKKKKKESVKAEKVTFEKKKKKTIEEDSDV from the coding sequence ATGTTTGGAATGGGTTTTACAGAGATACTCATAATAGCTGTTATAGCAATACTCTTTTTAGGTCCAGATAAACTTCCATCAGCTATGGTAGAAGTTGCAAAGTTTTTTAGAAATGCAAAAAGAACTATAGGCAGTGTTAAAGATTCATTAGAAGAAGAGATGAATGTAAAAGATCTAAAAGAGGAAGCACTTTCATACAAGAAAGAACTAATGGATGCATCACACCAGTTAGAAAAAGCTACGGACACATCTCAAATAGGTGCAAAATTTGCAGATCTTGGAAATGACATACTAGATGACGAGCCAAAAGAAAAAAAGAAAAAGAAAGAAAGCGTAAAAGCTGAAAAAGTTACCTTTGAGAAAAAAAAGAAAAAGACAATAGAAGAAGATAGCGATGTTTGA
- the tatC gene encoding twin-arginine translocase subunit TatC, with protein MFEDLKPHLVELRKRLGISVGSLIVMFFVMFYFHEPILEWMIEPLNQALIEVGKKSVHAADGMVTTTQVGGAFFVALKVAFFAGILGALPIILAQIWMFIAPGLYANEKKMLIPFILGGSIMFGVGVLFAYYIVTPFGFDFLITFGSFKFTPLINIEDYIGFFTKIMFGFGIAFELPIFAYFLALLGMVNDRQMSEFFKYAIIIIFIVAALLTPPDVLTQLLMAGPLIVLYGFSILIVKLVNPAPKEEEEDDDEEVESLSEILGLEDKK; from the coding sequence ATGTTTGAAGATTTAAAACCACACTTAGTAGAGCTTAGAAAAAGACTTGGAATATCTGTAGGTAGCTTAATAGTTATGTTTTTCGTGATGTTTTACTTTCACGAACCAATATTAGAATGGATGATTGAACCTCTAAACCAAGCCCTTATAGAGGTTGGTAAGAAATCTGTACATGCTGCTGATGGTATGGTTACAACGACTCAGGTTGGTGGGGCATTCTTCGTAGCACTAAAAGTAGCATTTTTTGCAGGGATCTTAGGTGCACTGCCTATCATACTTGCTCAAATCTGGATGTTCATAGCACCAGGGCTTTATGCAAACGAGAAAAAAATGTTGATCCCGTTTATTTTAGGTGGGTCTATTATGTTCGGTGTTGGTGTATTGTTTGCCTACTATATAGTTACACCTTTTGGTTTTGACTTTTTGATCACATTTGGTTCATTTAAATTTACCCCGCTTATCAACATAGAAGACTATATTGGCTTTTTTACAAAGATCATGTTTGGTTTTGGTATAGCGTTTGAGCTTCCAATCTTTGCATACTTTTTAGCACTTCTTGGTATGGTAAATGACCGTCAGATGTCGGAATTTTTCAAATACGCAATTATCATTATTTTTATAGTTGCAGCACTTTTAACGCCTCCTGATGTTTTAACCCAGCTTCTAATGGCAGGACCGTTAATTGTTCTTTACGGTTTTTCCATCTTAATAGTTAAACTTGTAAACCCTGCTCCAAAAGAGGAAGAAGAGGATGATGATGAAGAGGTTGAATCATTAAGTGAAATACTTGGTTTAGAGGATAAAAAATAG
- the queA gene encoding tRNA preQ1(34) S-adenosylmethionine ribosyltransferase-isomerase QueA: MDPLLTSSYDFHLPDELIATHPASPRDHAKLLVYDRKTDKITHAHFYDLEKYIPKNCALIFNDTKVIKARLYGHKPSGGKIELLINRPLDAYSVNVYIRGKVKPDTEILFDDALIAKVVKLEDDGSRIVEFYQNSEKLRFEDLLPIIDTIGHVPLPPYINREDDKSDEDEYQSVFASNEGAVAAPTASLHFTPQQHKRVCENHKHAYVTLHVGSGTFKPVDAEIITDHPMHSEYYDISDEAKEILDSDIEVLSVGTTSTRTIEYYAKHGKVQRGEANLFLHPNNKPSRVNHLLTNFHLPKSTLLMLVASFVGVEKTLELYEEAIKNKYRFYSYGDAMLIL, encoded by the coding sequence ATAGACCCGCTTCTAACTTCCAGCTATGACTTTCATCTTCCGGATGAGCTCATAGCAACCCACCCTGCAAGCCCAAGGGATCATGCTAAACTTTTAGTGTATGATAGAAAAACCGACAAAATAACTCATGCACATTTTTATGATCTTGAAAAGTATATACCGAAAAACTGCGCTTTAATATTTAACGACACAAAAGTAATAAAAGCAAGACTATATGGCCATAAACCGAGTGGAGGCAAAATAGAGCTTCTTATAAACCGTCCGCTTGATGCATACAGTGTAAATGTATATATTCGCGGAAAAGTCAAGCCAGATACTGAGATATTATTTGATGATGCTTTAATTGCGAAGGTTGTAAAACTTGAAGATGATGGAAGCCGTATAGTAGAGTTTTATCAAAATTCTGAAAAACTGCGTTTTGAAGACTTGCTTCCAATCATTGACACAATAGGTCATGTTCCACTTCCACCATATATAAACCGCGAAGATGATAAGAGTGATGAAGATGAATACCAAAGTGTTTTTGCTTCAAACGAAGGTGCTGTAGCAGCTCCAACAGCATCTCTTCACTTCACTCCCCAGCAGCATAAACGTGTATGTGAAAATCATAAACATGCTTATGTAACTCTTCATGTAGGAAGCGGAACTTTTAAGCCTGTAGATGCAGAAATAATAACTGATCATCCAATGCACTCAGAATACTATGATATCTCAGATGAGGCCAAAGAGATACTAGACTCTGATATAGAAGTTTTGAGTGTTGGTACTACTTCAACAAGGACTATCGAGTACTATGCTAAACACGGAAAAGTTCAACGCGGGGAAGCAAACCTGTTTTTACATCCAAACAATAAACCAAGCCGTGTAAATCATTTGCTGACGAATTTTCACTTACCAAAATCAACACTTTTAATGCTTGTAGCCTCTTTTGTAGGTGTTGAAAAAACATTAGAACTTTATGAAGAAGCTATTAAAAACAAGTATCGCTTTTACTCTTACGGCGATGCTATGTTAATACTCTAA
- a CDS encoding DNA-processing protein DprA encodes MPILDTKIKELEDMKKYPEKLFYDGNLELLKRPKISIVGSRRPLKYSKTQISNLASKLSNAGICVVSGGAMGIDAIAHQGAGANNTISVLPCGIDLRYPSVNKNLLNDIAENGLLLSQFDVGEKSRPYSFVLRNEVVVALGDALIVGEADEGSGTMRSVEFALEMGKDIYVLPHRIGESNATNKLLQNSKAKLITDIDSFIYSLYPDAKSAKEIVSDDFLKYCSTNPSYEDAVAKYPVRIFEAELSGEIVIKDGSVRVLT; translated from the coding sequence ATGCCGATTTTAGATACCAAAATAAAAGAGCTAGAGGATATGAAAAAATATCCAGAGAAGCTTTTTTATGATGGGAATCTTGAACTTTTAAAAAGACCGAAAATCTCCATTGTGGGTAGCAGACGCCCTTTAAAATATTCCAAAACACAAATTTCAAACTTGGCTTCAAAACTATCAAATGCAGGTATATGCGTAGTTAGCGGTGGTGCAATGGGAATTGATGCTATAGCACATCAAGGTGCTGGTGCAAATAACACAATATCTGTACTACCGTGTGGTATAGATCTGCGTTATCCAAGTGTAAATAAAAACCTTTTAAATGATATAGCTGAAAATGGATTACTATTGTCACAATTTGATGTAGGTGAAAAATCTCGTCCATATAGTTTTGTTTTAAGAAACGAAGTCGTTGTAGCTTTAGGTGATGCTCTGATCGTCGGTGAGGCAGATGAAGGAAGCGGAACTATGAGAAGTGTAGAGTTTGCTTTAGAGATGGGTAAAGATATATATGTACTTCCACATAGAATAGGGGAGAGTAATGCTACAAATAAACTGCTTCAAAACTCTAAGGCTAAGCTTATTACAGATATAGACAGTTTTATATATTCTTTATATCCAGATGCTAAATCTGCCAAAGAGATAGTAAGTGATGATTTTTTAAAATATTGTTCAACAAATCCTAGTTATGAAGATGCAGTTGCAAAATATCCCGTGCGTATTTTTGAAGCTGAACTTTCAGGTGAGATAGTTATAAAAGATGGAAGTGTTAGAGTATTAACATAG
- a CDS encoding divergent polysaccharide deacetylase family protein: protein MTKRKQKKSKTSSHLLTYIAWTLAFVTVILASLAIGYYLGFNDAQSQAKEQMSSKEKKRLAVLKKLEDASKEDKKSVNTRLKEVLKEAPQKKEEDLDARHEYDPNKLAKPPVREKIKIVSPDQKPKLAIILDDVSVRSQVEAIKNLNLPLTMSFLPPSKHRPNSAKLAQNESFYMVHLPMEAMSFTKEEPFTLRVDDSQDKISNRIQKLKELFPKVRYINNHTGSKFTSNERAVNKLIYELKKNNINFIDSRTIADTKVPKVMKNYGMKYIGRDVFLDHHSDKNYVKSQIKRAIKIAKEHGTAIAIGHPHKNTLLAIKESKELLREVDLVRVNRIY, encoded by the coding sequence ATGACAAAAAGAAAACAGAAAAAAAGTAAAACAAGTTCACATTTGCTGACTTATATTGCTTGGACATTAGCATTTGTGACGGTAATTTTGGCATCACTTGCTATAGGCTATTATTTAGGTTTTAATGATGCACAAAGCCAAGCAAAAGAGCAGATGAGTTCAAAAGAGAAAAAGCGTTTGGCGGTTTTAAAAAAACTTGAAGATGCAAGTAAAGAAGATAAGAAAAGTGTAAATACAAGGTTAAAAGAGGTTTTAAAAGAAGCTCCACAAAAAAAAGAAGAAGATCTCGATGCCAGACATGAATATGATCCTAATAAACTTGCAAAACCACCTGTAAGAGAAAAGATAAAAATAGTTAGTCCAGATCAAAAACCAAAGTTAGCAATTATTTTAGATGATGTGTCTGTTAGAAGTCAGGTTGAAGCTATTAAAAATTTAAATTTGCCTTTAACAATGAGTTTTTTACCACCTTCAAAACATAGACCAAATTCCGCAAAATTAGCTCAAAATGAGAGTTTTTATATGGTGCATTTGCCGATGGAAGCTATGAGTTTTACAAAGGAAGAACCCTTTACCCTAAGAGTAGATGATTCTCAAGATAAAATATCTAACAGAATTCAAAAACTAAAAGAGCTATTTCCAAAAGTAAGATATATAAATAACCACACAGGAAGTAAATTTACATCAAATGAGCGTGCTGTAAATAAATTAATATATGAGTTGAAAAAAAACAATATAAACTTTATAGATTCACGTACTATTGCAGATACAAAAGTTCCTAAAGTTATGAAAAATTACGGTATGAAATATATAGGGCGCGATGTATTTTTGGATCACCATTCTGACAAAAATTATGTAAAATCACAAATAAAAAGAGCTATAAAAATAGCAAAAGAACACGGCACTGCAATAGCAATTGGACATCCTCATAAAAACACTCTGCTTGCCATAAAAGAATCAAAAGAACTACTGCGTGAAGTAGATTTGGTAAGAGTCAACAGGATATACTAA
- the rpsF gene encoding 30S ribosomal protein S6, whose amino-acid sequence MRNYENLVIVKPTLTAEEIQESLKAIQEVITSNGGEIATTDDMGMRKLAYPIEKQERGFFQVIYYSAEPSAISEIERRFRLNEELLRFVTIKYDTNREVTAWNEMVKKAQGKASAPKVEEAPKAEETEAAAE is encoded by the coding sequence ATGAGAAATTACGAAAACTTAGTAATCGTAAAACCAACATTAACAGCAGAAGAGATTCAAGAAAGCCTAAAAGCTATCCAAGAAGTAATCACTTCTAACGGTGGCGAAATAGCTACAACTGATGATATGGGAATGAGAAAATTAGCATACCCAATTGAAAAACAAGAACGTGGATTTTTCCAAGTTATTTATTATTCAGCAGAGCCTTCAGCAATCTCTGAAATCGAGAGAAGATTCCGTTTAAATGAAGAACTACTTCGTTTTGTTACTATCAAATATGATACTAACCGTGAAGTTACTGCATGGAATGAAATGGTAAAAAAAGCTCAAGGTAAAGCTTCTGCACCAAAAGTAGAAGAAGCACCAAAAGCTGAAGAAACTGAAGCAGCAGCAGAGTAA
- a CDS encoding single-stranded DNA-binding protein, producing the protein MFNKVILVGNLTRDIELRYSQGGMGIANTAIATSRKYTSNGEKKEEVCFVDITFFARSAEIANQYLRKGSKILVEGRLNFDQWVDQNGQKRSKHSVVVETMQMLDSKGDNPSANAYPQDNAPSQAYQAPQQQQAQSYQAPQQQQQSYGQPQQQQSYGQPAQQQNYGQQQHQQIPNANQVPEIDIDEDEIPF; encoded by the coding sequence ATGTTTAACAAAGTTATTTTAGTCGGAAACTTAACACGCGATATTGAGCTTAGATACTCACAAGGCGGTATGGGTATTGCAAACACTGCAATAGCTACTAGCCGTAAGTATACAAGCAACGGTGAAAAAAAAGAGGAAGTATGTTTTGTAGACATCACTTTTTTTGCACGTTCAGCTGAAATAGCTAATCAATATCTTCGTAAAGGGAGTAAAATCCTAGTTGAAGGTAGACTTAACTTTGACCAATGGGTAGATCAAAACGGACAAAAAAGAAGCAAGCACTCTGTTGTAGTTGAAACTATGCAGATGTTAGATAGCAAAGGTGATAATCCAAGTGCTAATGCATATCCTCAAGATAATGCACCTAGCCAAGCTTATCAAGCACCTCAGCAGCAACAAGCTCAAAGCTATCAAGCACCTCAGCAACAACAGCAAAGTTACGGTCAGCCACAGCAACAACAAAGCTATGGTCAACCTGCTCAGCAACAAAACTATGGACAGCAACAGCACCAACAAATACCAAATGCTAACCAAGTTCCTGAGATCGACATCGACGAAGATGAGATTCCGTTTTAG
- the rpsR gene encoding 30S ribosomal protein S18: MAERRKYKKRYCKYCEAKVDFIDYKDVAGLRFSLSERYKIMPRRLTGNCKRHQDMVSTVIKRARAAALVPYTVTRKAVVTAPFENLK, translated from the coding sequence ATGGCAGAAAGAAGAAAGTACAAAAAAAGATATTGTAAATACTGTGAAGCAAAAGTTGACTTCATCGATTATAAAGATGTAGCAGGTCTACGTTTTTCACTATCTGAGAGATATAAAATCATGCCTCGTCGTTTAACAGGTAACTGTAAACGTCACCAAGACATGGTATCTACAGTAATCAAAAGAGCTCGTGCTGCAGCATTAGTTCCATATACTGTAACTCGTAAAGCAGTTGTAACTGCACCTTTCGAAAACCTAAAATAG
- a CDS encoding HD-GYP domain-containing protein — translation MNKQIELNIDLRQMVLAIETAVDLVGMNDTNHGKRVGFIATQLANKLGYSDKDIHYIFELGLLHDCGVSTEQMHSNLVNHFDWEDAHIHCEIGYKLLKNFEPLSKFATPILYHHTPFEELKNLDIDPKDAKMANLIFLADRIDVTAASHYGSDILLARDTILKSIKDYSEKYFDPAFIDAFIEVEKSEAFWIALEDRHITRYTWDMGLFDTESSLSLKQLKQLSLIMAYIVDQKSPFTAQHSSRVGCLSKYIAKCYGLNSEQCEKIEIAGFLHDIGKLRTPDNILEKPGKLTNAERSIMDQHSYETFEILRHIKGLDDIASWAAFHHEGLNGNGYPFHPSKKDLSIEARVIAVADIFQALAQNRPYRDGMDLDKIISILDEFVDSGKLDKDVVSIAKQNSKKCFDIAIGNAVENKESEIPLFSF, via the coding sequence GTGAACAAGCAAATAGAGTTAAATATAGATCTTAGACAGATGGTTTTAGCAATTGAAACAGCTGTAGATTTAGTAGGTATGAATGATACCAACCATGGAAAAAGAGTTGGTTTTATAGCAACCCAGTTAGCTAATAAATTAGGATATAGTGATAAAGATATACACTATATATTTGAACTTGGTTTATTACATGATTGCGGTGTATCAACTGAACAGATGCATAGTAACTTGGTAAATCACTTTGATTGGGAAGATGCACATATACATTGTGAAATAGGTTATAAACTTTTAAAAAATTTCGAGCCATTATCAAAATTTGCTACGCCCATACTATATCATCACACACCGTTTGAAGAACTTAAGAACTTAGACATAGACCCAAAAGATGCAAAAATGGCAAATCTTATTTTCTTAGCAGATAGAATAGATGTAACTGCAGCCAGTCATTATGGTTCAGATATATTACTTGCTAGAGACACAATCTTAAAATCTATAAAAGATTACAGCGAAAAATATTTTGACCCTGCGTTTATTGATGCATTTATAGAGGTAGAAAAATCAGAAGCTTTTTGGATAGCACTTGAAGATAGACATATTACAAGATATACATGGGATATGGGATTATTCGATACGGAAAGTTCACTAAGTTTAAAACAATTAAAACAGTTGTCTCTCATAATGGCTTATATAGTGGATCAGAAAAGTCCTTTTACAGCACAACATTCCTCAAGAGTAGGCTGCTTGTCAAAATATATAGCTAAGTGTTACGGTCTTAATTCTGAGCAATGTGAAAAAATTGAAATAGCAGGTTTTTTACACGACATAGGAAAACTTAGAACACCTGATAACATTTTAGAAAAACCTGGAAAACTTACAAATGCAGAACGATCAATTATGGATCAGCATAGTTATGAAACATTTGAGATACTACGTCATATAAAAGGTTTAGATGATATAGCTAGCTGGGCAGCATTCCACCATGAGGGCTTAAATGGAAACGGGTATCCTTTTCATCCAAGTAAAAAAGATTTAAGTATAGAAGCAAGAGTTATAGCAGTAGCAGATATATTTCAGGCACTCGCGCAAAACAGGCCATATAGAGATGGTATGGATTTAGATAAAATTATTTCTATTTTAGATGAATTTGTTGATAGTGGGAAACTTGATAAAGATGTTGTATCTATAGCTAAGCAAAATAGTAAAAAATGTTTCGATATAGCTATTGGTAATGCTGTTGAAAATAAAGAGAGTGAAATACCACTCTTTTCTTTTTAG
- the serB gene encoding phosphoserine phosphatase SerB, whose product MLKLAVFDFDSTLMDGETIDFFAEELGLGEQVAAITEEAMSGRLDFFESLQQRVSLLKGLDFSVVEKISHNLPYMKGAKETIAELKRRGMTVVCFSGGFRTATSYAKDILGYDADFSNALHEKDGKLTGLVGGDMMFNFSKGDMLVRLQNILGVSEEETLVCGDGANDLSMFAHAGTRVAFCAREILEKEANVIIKEKDLTLILEKI is encoded by the coding sequence ATGTTAAAACTAGCGGTTTTTGATTTTGATTCTACACTTATGGATGGTGAGACAATAGATTTTTTTGCAGAAGAGTTAGGACTTGGCGAGCAAGTTGCTGCTATTACTGAAGAAGCAATGAGCGGAAGACTTGATTTTTTTGAATCACTGCAGCAAAGGGTATCTCTTTTAAAAGGACTCGATTTTTCCGTAGTTGAGAAAATCTCTCATAACCTTCCTTATATGAAAGGTGCGAAGGAAACAATAGCTGAACTTAAAAGAAGAGGTATGACAGTTGTATGTTTTTCAGGCGGATTCAGAACGGCAACAAGCTATGCAAAAGATATACTTGGTTACGATGCAGACTTTTCAAATGCCCTGCATGAAAAAGACGGAAAACTTACAGGACTTGTGGGCGGAGATATGATGTTTAACTTCTCAAAAGGTGATATGCTTGTTCGTCTTCAAAACATTTTAGGCGTTAGTGAAGAAGAAACTCTAGTATGCGGCGATGGTGCAAACGATCTTTCAATGTTTGCTCACGCAGGAACGCGCGTAGCTTTTTGTGCAAGAGAGATCCTAGAGAAAGAAGCAAACGTGATAATAAAAGAAAAAGATCTTACTTTAATTTTGGAGAAAATATAA
- a CDS encoding methylenetetrahydrofolate reductase, protein MFDTLIDKLKNSTYITLETTPGHSAQFTPTIEKIAELELDKYVDGFSTTDNPLAKLKYNSLFAAKMLQDRFNKPVIATMSMRDRNKIALQSDLLGANEVDVRAILALTGDPANLSDQPHVKGVFEGDSTLLLEMISAFNSGMNYTGKPFAVRPKEIYPFAVVNSYARNPKTLQKKMQKKIKHGALGIITQPVYDVESAKLLLDLIESANNECCGDHKRAELILGLFPITKLRTAQFLSAHVPGINVPDYWIDKLRIASKGGEAEEYKVGFELSKELFEDLKALHPKMHLMTANQFKIAKDILI, encoded by the coding sequence TTGTTTGATACACTAATAGATAAACTAAAAAATTCAACATACATAACTCTTGAAACTACGCCTGGTCATTCTGCGCAGTTTACTCCGACTATAGAAAAAATAGCAGAGCTTGAGCTTGATAAATATGTAGACGGATTTAGTACTACTGACAACCCATTAGCAAAACTAAAATATAACTCGTTATTTGCAGCTAAGATGCTACAAGACAGATTTAACAAACCAGTAATTGCGACTATGAGTATGCGTGATCGTAATAAAATTGCGCTTCAGTCTGATCTGCTAGGTGCAAACGAAGTTGATGTTCGCGCAATACTTGCACTAACAGGCGATCCTGCGAACTTGTCTGATCAGCCACATGTAAAAGGTGTATTTGAGGGTGATTCAACACTTCTTTTAGAGATGATTTCTGCTTTTAATTCCGGTATGAACTATACAGGTAAACCATTTGCTGTAAGACCTAAAGAGATCTATCCTTTTGCAGTTGTAAATTCTTATGCAAGAAACCCTAAAACTCTTCAGAAGAAGATGCAAAAAAAGATAAAACACGGTGCACTTGGAATAATAACTCAGCCTGTATATGATGTTGAGAGTGCAAAGCTTCTACTTGATCTTATTGAGAGTGCAAATAACGAGTGTTGCGGAGATCATAAACGTGCCGAATTGATACTAGGACTTTTCCCTATTACAAAACTAAGAACTGCACAGTTTTTATCTGCTCATGTGCCTGGTATAAATGTTCCGGATTACTGGATAGATAAACTCCGCATCGCTTCAAAAGGCGGAGAAGCAGAAGAGTATAAGGTCGGATTTGAACTTAGTAAAGAGCTGTTTGAGGATCTAAAAGCACTTCATCCAAAGATGCATTTGATGACTGCAAACCAATTTAAAATTGCTAAAGATATATTAATATAA
- the serS gene encoding serine--tRNA ligase: MIDLKLLQKDFETVSKKLIRKGVDTALLKDLKAKNEHLKAAKQAYETLQADQNAMSKEFPIYKKEGKDISELKARLDENKLKIADALEIQRERQEELEKIAMAIPNMPDDNVPDGEDEEDNVELKKVLTPREFSFTPKEHWELAEQNGWIDFERGVKLATSRFSVQFGMGARLERALINFMLDFNRERGFDEVSVPALVNRTALEGTGQLPKFEDDLYKMDKQDLFLIPTAEVPVTNLYQDEILREDELPKKMTAYTSCFRKEAGAAGRDTRGMIRQHQFHKVELVAVTHPETSEKVFDEMVACASDILTALELPHRLVNLCTGDLGFGAAHTTDIEVWLPGQNTYREISSISNTREFQARRAKIRFKDGKKNSFVHTLNGSSLAVGRTLVAIMENFQNEDGSIDIPKVLKPYLGM; encoded by the coding sequence TTGATAGATTTAAAACTATTACAAAAAGATTTTGAAACAGTTAGTAAAAAATTAATTCGTAAAGGTGTAGATACTGCTCTACTTAAGGATTTAAAAGCAAAAAACGAGCACCTAAAAGCTGCTAAACAAGCTTATGAAACACTTCAAGCAGATCAGAATGCTATGAGTAAAGAGTTCCCTATCTATAAAAAAGAGGGAAAAGACATTTCTGAACTTAAAGCCAGACTAGATGAAAACAAGCTAAAAATAGCAGATGCTTTAGAGATCCAAAGAGAGCGTCAAGAAGAGCTTGAAAAAATCGCTATGGCTATTCCTAATATGCCTGATGATAATGTACCTGATGGTGAGGATGAAGAGGATAATGTTGAGCTTAAAAAAGTTCTTACTCCAAGAGAGTTTAGCTTCACTCCAAAAGAGCACTGGGAACTGGCTGAGCAAAATGGCTGGATCGATTTCGAGCGCGGTGTTAAACTTGCAACTAGCCGTTTCTCTGTTCAGTTTGGAATGGGTGCAAGATTAGAGCGCGCACTTATAAACTTTATGCTTGATTTTAACCGTGAGCGTGGATTTGATGAAGTAAGTGTACCTGCACTTGTAAACCGTACAGCATTAGAGGGTACTGGACAGCTTCCAAAATTTGAAGATGATCTTTACAAAATGGACAAGCAAGATCTTTTCCTGATTCCAACAGCAGAAGTTCCAGTAACAAATCTTTACCAAGATGAGATCTTACGCGAAGATGAACTTCCTAAAAAGATGACTGCATATACATCATGTTTTAGAAAAGAAGCAGGTGCTGCAGGACGTGACACTCGCGGTATGATCAGACAGCACCAGTTTCATAAAGTTGAGCTTGTAGCTGTTACACATCCTGAGACAAGCGAGAAAGTATTTGATGAAATGGTAGCTTGTGCATCTGATATATTGACTGCACTTGAACTTCCACACCGATTAGTAAACTTATGTACAGGAGATCTCGGTTTTGGAGCTGCTCACACTACAGACATCGAAGTATGGCTGCCTGGACAGAACACTTACCGTGAAATTAGCTCTATATCAAACACAAGAGAGTTCCAAGCTAGACGCGCAAAAATCCGTTTTAAAGACGGTAAGAAAAACTCTTTTGTACATACACTAAACGGTAGTTCATTAGCTGTTGGTCGTACACTTGTAGCTATTATGGAGAACTTCCAAAATGAAGATGGAAGCATAGATATTCCTAAAGTTCTAAAACCTTACTTAGGTATGTAA